From Corallococcus soli, a single genomic window includes:
- a CDS encoding golvesin C-terminal-like domain-containing protein translates to MRASWRSTLMTVMLGAVFTEGLAVAAPAEPSAPDGQRAQEGAQRWTEALSTGEGTGELVSTRDGLLYEPNAVMRRPEGASRLTGLFTFPARTLAQPVDTFRPRIQATQAPGMGVEVDVRVRVPGGAWSEWRTASAGEAVRLPRSGTEVQVRLALVADERGRGPAVQEVALEGWREGTDAEEGLQALAPLSYRVFATREGLVGGTTANGHVIRTNDRFAALPSRRGLASKGGSEYQVRVCYSKTAKCTTTSVWDVGPWNTKDDYWNPSSVREMWKNLPQGKPEAQAAYQDGYNGGLDQFGRRPANPAGIDLADGTFWLDLGMTNNDWVDVTYLWTSGGGTPTGLVVDSNNANNDQAKGYIQLSGSSWASSTNVAGYYGSSYLVSPGAAVSEPATFWFYLPTAGTKTVDAWWTAATDRSTAAPFIVVNAAGTQLANVKVNQQLNGARWNTLGSWSFPAGWNKVQLSRWVTAGTYVVADAIQVR, encoded by the coding sequence ATGCGCGCGTCGTGGCGGTCCACCCTGATGACGGTGATGTTGGGCGCGGTGTTCACGGAGGGGCTCGCGGTGGCCGCTCCGGCCGAGCCCTCGGCTCCGGATGGCCAGCGGGCGCAAGAAGGCGCCCAGCGTTGGACGGAGGCGCTGTCCACGGGCGAGGGCACGGGCGAGCTGGTGAGCACGCGGGACGGGCTGTTGTACGAACCCAACGCGGTGATGCGCCGGCCTGAGGGGGCCAGCCGGTTGACGGGCCTCTTCACGTTCCCGGCGCGCACGCTGGCGCAGCCGGTGGACACGTTCCGTCCGCGCATCCAGGCGACGCAGGCCCCGGGCATGGGCGTGGAGGTGGACGTGCGCGTGCGCGTCCCGGGCGGCGCCTGGAGCGAGTGGCGCACGGCCAGCGCGGGCGAGGCCGTGAGGTTGCCCCGCTCCGGCACGGAGGTGCAGGTGCGGCTGGCGCTGGTGGCGGACGAGCGCGGCCGGGGCCCCGCCGTGCAGGAGGTGGCGCTGGAGGGCTGGCGCGAGGGGACGGACGCGGAGGAGGGGCTCCAGGCGCTGGCGCCGCTGAGCTACCGCGTCTTCGCCACCCGTGAGGGATTGGTGGGCGGCACGACGGCGAACGGGCACGTCATCCGGACGAATGACCGGTTCGCGGCGCTGCCGTCGCGGCGGGGGCTCGCGTCCAAGGGCGGCTCCGAATACCAGGTGCGTGTCTGTTATTCGAAGACGGCGAAGTGCACGACGACGTCTGTCTGGGACGTGGGGCCCTGGAACACGAAGGACGACTACTGGAACCCCTCCAGCGTGCGCGAGATGTGGAAGAACCTGCCGCAGGGCAAGCCGGAGGCGCAGGCGGCGTACCAGGACGGCTACAACGGCGGGTTGGATCAATTCGGGCGCCGGCCGGCGAACCCCGCGGGCATCGACCTGGCGGACGGGACGTTCTGGCTGGACCTGGGGATGACGAACAACGACTGGGTGGACGTCACGTACCTGTGGACGTCGGGCGGGGGCACGCCCACGGGCCTGGTGGTGGACAGCAACAACGCGAACAACGACCAGGCGAAGGGCTACATCCAGCTTTCGGGTTCAAGCTGGGCATCGTCCACGAACGTGGCGGGCTACTACGGCAGCAGCTACCTGGTGTCCCCGGGCGCGGCGGTGTCGGAGCCGGCGACGTTCTGGTTCTACCTGCCCACGGCGGGCACGAAGACGGTGGATGCGTGGTGGACGGCGGCGACGGACCGCTCCACGGCCGCGCCCTTCATCGTCGTGAACGCGGCGGGCACGCAGTTGGCGAACGTGAAGGTGAACCAGCAGCTCAACGGCGCCCGGTGGAACACGCTGGGCTCGTGGAGCTTCCCGGCGGGCTGGAACAAGGTCCAGTTGAGCCGTTGGGTCACGGCCGGCACCTACGTCGTCGCGGACGCCATCCAGGTCCGTTAG